The Deltaproteobacteria bacterium region GGCGGCGTACACCACACCCATGCCGCCGCTTCCCAGCTCTCGCTCGAGCAGGTAACGGCCTACGGGCGCCGTGAGCCGGTCCGCGACGATTTGCGCAGCAGGCTCGTCGAGAAAGTTCCCGACCTTCGCATCAGAGGCAAGAAGGGACTCCACTTCCCGGCGCAAATCATCGTCTCCCGAGCAAGCCCGGTCGAGGAACTCCGTCCGCTCCCTCTGGTCCTGGTCAAGCACCAGCGTCGCCAGCTGCTCGACCTGCCGGAAGCGTTCCGGCGTCATCCCGGTCTCTCTTCCCCGAGCTCGCGATACAGCCACGCTCTCGCCCAACGCCACTCTCGCTTGATCGTCCTGGAAGAGAGGTCGAGGAGCCGGCCGATTTCCTCGACGCTGAGACCTCCGAAGTACCGCAGCTCGACGATCTGCGCCTTCCGTGGATCGAGTGTGGCAAGGCGGCTCAGCGCCTCATCGACGGCGACGACTTCAGCAGTCCTCGGTTCCGAGATCTGGTCCGCCTCGCTGAGCGAGACCCTCAGCGGGTTGCCCCCGCGCTTCGCGTACCTGCGCCGGCGCGCGTAATCGACCAGCACGGATCGCATTGCGTGCGAGGCCACGGCGAAGAAATGCGCTCGATTCTTCCATCCCGTTCCCTGCGGATTGACCAGCTTTAGATACGCTTCGCCAACCAGGTCGGCTGTTTGCAGGGTGTGGCCCTGGCGTTGGCCAGCGAGGTGACGCCGGGCGAGTAGTCGCAACTCTTGATAGACCAGCGGGACGAGCTGGTTCATCGCGGCTTCGTCCCCGCTTTCCAGGGTCGCGAGCAGCGCGGTGACCTCTGATACCGGGGCCACCATGAGCAGCCTCCCTCACGCCGCGGTCGTAGCACATCCGGGCGCCGCCCGACAGATCGGCCGCGGACCGCAAGAAGCCGAGCGGCGCGATGTCACCTTTCAGGCGGGTTTCACGTTCTCCCTGTGGGAGGCAATCATGTCACAGACGCAAATTCGAAACCTGGGCGCGCTCGTTCCTCTCGTCTTCGGGCTGGCGTGCACGGGTGAAGTCTCAACCCCCGCCGATCAACTCGTGCCCGAGTCATCGGCCCTTTCTTTCGCCAACTCCGAGTGGTCCGGCGCAACGAACCTCGGAGAAGTCAATTCTACCTTCAACGAGCAGAATGCGTTCTTGTCGAAAGACGAGCTGACGCTATACTTCAGCTCTGACCGTCCCGGTGGCCTCGGCGGTCTCGACATCTGGGTCTCTCGCCGTGCGTCGGTCGACAGCCCCTGGTCGCCTCCGGTGAATCTCGGACCGCCGATCAATACGTCGAGCGCAGACTTTGCCCCGAACCTGTCGATTGATGGTCACCTCCTCTTTTTCTCCAGCTTCCGGCCTGGCGGGCAAGGCATGAGCGACATCTACATGTCCCGGAGATCCGATCCGAACGATGACTTCGCCTGGGAGAATCCGGTGAACGTTGGATCGCCGATCAATACGCCGGACGCCGAGAACGCACCCTTCTATCTCCAGAATGCCGAGGACGGATCGGCGAATCTGTACTTCAATCGCGGGCAGAACGCCGCGCAACAGGCCAACATCTACTACGCCTCGGTGACGCGAGAAGGTGAGGCACAGGGTCCCGTAGTCTTCGTCGCGGAACTGAACGACCCGGCGGTCAATGACGCGGCCGTGACCATTCGGAAGGACGGCCGAGAGATGTTCTTTGGGTCACCAAGAGCAGGCTCCGTCGGCGGCAACGACATCTGGACGTCTACACGACAAAGCATCCACGACCCGTGGAAGACGCCGACCAATGCCGGACCACCGTTCAATACCGTGTTCAACGACCTCACACCGACCCTTTCGTTCGACGCTCGTACGCTCATTTTTGCCTCCAATCGGCCGGGAGGATTGGGCGGGAATGATCTCTGGATGTCTACACGGACACGGAGCGGCAAATGATTCGGACAATCGCAAGGTGGCCGTCCGTGTATCGAACCCTGATTGGACTCACCACGCTGGTCTTCGCCGCATTTCCGCTTGCCGCAGCGCCCCGGTATTCGGAGTGGTCGGCGCCACAAAACCTCGGGCCCGCGGTGAATTCTCCATTCTCTGAACTTGGTCCGGCCATCTCGAAGGATGGGCTCAGTCTCTACTTCGCCTCGAACCGGCCAGGCGGGTCTGGCGCCTTCGACATCTGGGTCTCGCAGCCTCGGTCGACTCCCCATGGGAGCCGCCGGTGAACCTTGGTCCTCTGGTCAATACCACCGCGAACGAGAGTGTGCCGTCGCTGTCCCGCGACGGCCATTGGCTTTTCATCAAGAGCACCCGTCCAGGAGGTCTTGGAAGCGTCGACATCTGGGCTTCCTACCGCTTCGACAAGCACGATGACTTCGGCTGGCAGCCATCCGTGAACCTCGGGCCGGGAGTGAACTCCGCGTTCAGCGAACAGGGCGCGAGTCTTCTCGAAAACGACAATGACGGCAGGCCGCTCCTCTACTTTGGCAGCGACCGCCCTGGCGGCATGGGTGGCAGCGACATCTACGTCAGCGAACAGATGCCGGACGGATCCTTTGGTCCTGCGATTCTCGTCCCGCAGCTCAGCAGTCCAAACAACGACCAGCGCCCAGTGCCTCGCTTTGACGGACTCGAACTGTTCCTCTTCTCGGATCGGCCCGGCTCGCTGGGCGCCACCGACATCTGGGTGTCGACGCGCGAGAGCGTCCATGACTCCTGGTCTACCCCGGTCAATGTTGGCGCTCCGGTCAATAGCGAGTTCAACGATGCCCAGGCCTACCTTGCATCCGATCGGCGAGACCCTCTTCTTCGTATCGAATCGTCCCGGAGGTTCTGGAGACTTCGACCTCTACGTGACGACCCGAACCAGAACGCGGGGGCAGTAGACAGACAAAAGGCCAACGTATCGCGCAGCGCTGGAATTACCGCCGCGGAGACGAAGCGAGCGTGGGCAGGCCGACGCGGCGCGCGAGGTCCGCGAAGCGCGGGTCGGAACGTAGCGGCTCCAGCAATGGGTCGACGTTGAGCCAGACCATCCGGCCGTACCGCTCCTGGTAGCACTTCTCCAGCAAGGCGAATGCCCGCTCTTTGTCGCCCAAGCCCGCGTACGCCCAGATCAGTCCGAACGGGGTGTAGCCCCGTTCCTCGAGGTCGATCCGGTTCAATTCGCCCACCAGATTCAGGGCTTTCTCCCGGTGCCCGGCCCGCGCATACGCGTGCGCCAGCGCGCCCAGCACAAGCTGTTGCCCTTGGTTGAAGGTCAGCGCCCGTTCAAGCTCTGCGATGGCTTCCTCATACTTCCCCTGCATCAAATGGATCCTGCCGAGCACGACGCTGGCGTCAAAGAAACTGGGGTCCAGTTCCAATGCCTTCCGCGCGGATGCGACCGCTTCCTCGGCGCGCCCGGCCGCAAAGTACGCGCCCCCTGCCCAGGTGTTGACGTGCGCCGAGGCCGGATCCAGCTGCTGGGCGCGCCTCGCCTCGACGACAGCCTCCTCGAAGCGCTGCATCGCATACAGGTACATGGCGTACCAGGTGCGGGCAGTCGCATGGCTCGGGTTGAGCTCGATGGCGCGCCTGAACTCGCGCTCGGTGCCCGACCAGTCCCAGTCCTGCTGTGCGGCCCTGCCCAGCACCGCGTGCGCATCGGCGAGCGTCTCGTCCAGCTTGAGGGCTTTTTCACCCCACTGTCGCGCCTGAAGGCGCGCGTCGAAGCTCTTGCGCGTCTTGCCCCTGTGACGGATGTAAAGCTCGGCGAGGGCAGCGTACGCGGGAGCGTACGCGGGATCCTTGTCAATCGCCTTCTCGAAGTATTCCTGCGCCTTGTTCCAACTCGTCTGTGTCGCCGTCTTGGACAGGTGAGCGCGACCGAGCAAGTACGCTTCGTAAGCTTCCGAATCGACCGGTCGCGGAGTGGTGAGGCGCATCCGCTCCCCCGGCGTCACCTTCACACGGATCCGCCTGGCCACGTCCCGCGCTACTTCTCCCTGCACGCCGACGACGTCGCGCAGATTGAACTCGTAGCTCTCTGCCCACAGATGCCGTTCAGGAGACGCCTGAATCAGATTGGCCGTGATGCGAACTCTCTCTCCGGAGTGGAACACGGAGCCTTCCAGGAATGCGTCCACCTTGAGCTCCCGCGCAATCTGCGGCAGGGACTTCGCGGTTTGCCGGTAGCCGATCATCGATTGGTACGAGAGCACTCGCAGCGCGCTGATCTTCCCGAGCTCGATGATCAGTGCCTCCGTCATGCCATCCACGAAGTATTCCTGTTGGGCGCCGGCCGAGACGTTCTTCAGTGGCAGCACGGCAATGGAAGTGACGTGGACTGCTCCTGGTCCGCCGACCATCTGGTCGCGCACTCCGCCGACATTGAGTGCGAGGACGAGCAGAACGAGCAGCAGGGCGAACATGACGACGGCAGCCGCGCGACGCCGACTCCACGAGGCCGCTGGCTGACGAACCTTAGAGGCATCCTCCAGACCGCCGGGGAGTGCGAGGATTGGCGCGCCGTTCATCGGGGCAATGATGGTGGCGACAGGCGCCCCGTTTACCGGGACGGACGTGTCGACGATGGCGCCGTTGACTGGATAGATGAAGCGATACCCGCGACGCGGCAGGGTCTCGATGAACCGCGGGGTGTCGGCCGAATCTCCGAGCGCTTCCCGCAGCTTGTTGATCGTCGTGTTGATGCTGTGATCGAAGTCCACGATCGTCCCGGCCCAGAGCTTCTGCTTCAACTCCTCGCGCGTGACGAGCTGGCCGGGTTGTTCCAGGAGCACTGCCAGGACTTGCAGGGGTTGCTCCTGGAGTCTGATTCTGACTCCCTTCTTGCGCAGCTCTCCTGCCCGGAGATCGACCTCGAACACCCCGAACCGAACGACCTGCGGGGTGTCGGCTACATCCGCCATCGGCAACTCCTGCTCGTCGGCGGAACTCTAGCACTTTCGTCGCACGTCATCGAAGGCGCGCCGGGAAGTGACTTCGGCTTGTATCTCCTTGGATATCAACGGTTTTCCAGATGACCCACGTTTGAGTCGCCGTGCATCGATCTGCCGCTTCAAGGCAGGCATGTCGGCACCTGGACCCGATTTTTGGAAGGGGACAGCCATGAACCACGAAGCGAGATTCTCTGTTGCCCTCGTCGTCGCGACCGCCGGATTGACACGACAACGGCCCGTTCAAGTCGGCACCGGACGGGACGCTCGTACAGATGCCTTGATTCCAACCAGCCGCGTCGGGCGGGAAGGCTGATATGAAGAATACGGTCATTGCATTTCTGCTGCTGTCGGTCCTGGCTTGCTCTCATTCCGAGTTCGACGATGTAACCACCGCGACGATCGGCGCCGGTGGTGGCACCGTGAGCCTCGCGGACGGGACCGCAATCGAAATCCCGGGCGGGGCGCTATCGCGCGACACCGAGATTACGATCCTCCGCAGTTCGGAGGGCACGTGGTTCGGCGGCGACCTGTCTGCGGTCAGCCCGCTGTACGAGTTCCGCCCGGACGGGACGACCTTTGACAAACCGATCGTAATCACCTTGGCGTTCTCGCCGGAGCTGATGCCGGCAGGCGGCGACATCCGGATCATGACCGCGCCGGCCGGCAGTTCGGCCTTTACGGAGCTGCCGGCCGAGATGGTGGGCGACAACCGCGCGCGTGCGTCGACCCTGCTCCTCTCGAACATCGTGGTGGCGAACAAACCGTCGAGCTGCCACGGCAATAGTCCATGCAACGATGGCAATGCGTGCACCTTCGACGACCGGTGCGTGAACGGGCAGTGTCGCGGCACGCCTTACACCTGCGACGATGGGAATGTCTGCACCAACAACGTCTGCGACGGCGCGGGCGGATGCAGCTTCCCGCCCAATACCGCTCCGTGCAACGACGGCAACCTCTGTACCCGCAACGACACGTGCGCCAACGGGGTCTGCTCGGGAACCCCGTTTACCTGCGACGACGGCAACGTCTGCACCAATGACGCATGCAATGGCTCGGGGTGTACTTTCACGCCCAACGCCGCCTCTTGCGACGACGGCAACCTCTGTACCCGCAACGATACCTGCGCCAACGGCGTGTGCGCGGGCATCGCGTTCACCTGCAACGACGGCAACGTCTGCACCGACGACGCCTGCAACGGCACGGGATGCACCTTCGCGCCCAACAGCGCTCCTTGCGACGATGGCAATGCCTGCACGAGCAATGACACGTGCTCCGGCGGCGTCTGCCGCGGTGGTTCAAGCAGTTGCTGCTCGCCCGGGCCGGAAACGAACTGCACGAACGGCATCGATGACGACTGTGACGGTCTCATCGATGGCGCGGATCCGGACTGCCAGTCAACCTGTGTGCCAATTCCGGAGCAGTGTTCCAATGGCGTCGATGATGATTGTGACGGCCTCGTCGATTACGAGGATCCCGATTGCGTGCTGATGGAGTGCACGGACGGCTGCCCATACGGCTACGGCTGCTTCCCGGACAATTACTGCCACAGTCACTGCGAGGACGGGGCGCCCGACTACGACGAGAGCGCCTCCGATTGCGGCGGTGCCGACTGCCCGCGGTGCCAGGCTGGTCAGCATTGCTTCAGCGGTTTCGACTGCGCTTCCGGCAACTGCGTCAACAACATCTGTCAGTAGGAGAGGAGCTCCAATGAAGATGAGAAACGTTTTCGCTCTGGTGGCTCTATCCAGATGCCGAGTCCTTTTGCTAGTCACGCTCGCCTTCCTCGTCGCTTCCAAAGCCGAGTCTGACCAGCCCAACTGCACTTCCGCGTGGTCGGAACCGGTGAATCTCGGACCGCCGGTCAACTCCTCGTTCTTTGATTCAGCCGCGACGCTCTCACCCGACGGACTCAGTCTCTACTTCGTTTCCAGGCGGCAGCCGGGCGGGAAGGGCCTTACCGACATCTGGGTCTCCCAGCGTGAGTGTTCCGATTGTCCCTGGGAGGAGCCCTTCGATTTGGCAGTCGTCAACAGTGCCGCCGAGGACGGGGGACCGTCGCTTTCCACGGATGGCCACTTGCTGTTTTTTCATAGCTCCCGTCCCGGCGGGTACGGCGGCGTCGACATCTGGATGTCGCGCCGCGACAACCCGAACGATGACTTCGGGTGGCAACCGCCGACGAACCTGGGTCCTGACGTCAACACGGAGAAAAGTGAATTCGTCCCGGACTACATACAAAGCGCTGATTTCTACCTGGAGCGAACTCGACACGTTCCTGCAGACGCAGCCGCTCTGTACTTCAGTCGAGGACCCGATTTGAACAATCAGGATATCTACACGGTACCGATCACGCGTAACGGCGAGACGCTCGGTCCGGCGGTTCGCGTCGACGAGCTCGATTCGCCGGCGAACGACGCATCCCCGTCCGTACGTACCGATGGGAAGGAAGTCCTGTTCTGGTCGACTCGCCCACCGGGTGCGCCGGGATCCGGCGATATCTGGGTTGCGACGCGCAGAACTGTCCACGAGCCCTGGTCCACGCCCGAGAACGTCGGACCGCCCGTGAACACAACCTTCAACGACGTGCGGCCGAACCTGTCGCGTAGCGGTCGGACGCTGCTGTTCGACTCGAATCGTCCAGGCGGCCTCGGCGATCAGGACATCTGGATGTCGACACGAGTGCCCGGCTGTCGCTGACACACGCACGTTCTGCTTTGAAGGGAATCGTCGGCTTCGAGACCGGTGAGTTCTTCGTCGACACCGAGGGCAATCTCACCCCGCTGTAGACGCGGTCGACGCCCACGATCAGCGCGGCCCCGAATTACGACTGGGTCTGCTCGAAGAGAAGGGCTGATATGAAGAATATGGTCATCGCATTTCCTGCAGCAACGGGATCGATGATGATTGTGACGGCCTCATCGATGGCGCGGATCCGGACTGCCAGTCAGCTTGCCAGCCATATGAGGGCTTCTGTTTTAACGGCGTCGACGACGATTGCGACGGGCTGATCGATTTTGCCGATCCCGACAGCGTGTTGCAGCCGTGCGGGGCCGACGAGTGCGCGTACGGTATCTCTGCTTTGGAGATTTCTTCGGCCACAGCCATTGCGAAAATGGCGCTCCGGACTACGACGAGAGCGCCTCCGATTGCGGCGGTGCCGACTGCCCGCGGTGCCAGGCTGGTCAACATTGCTTCAGCGGTTTCGACTGCGCTTCCGGCGATTGCGTCAACAACATCTGTCAGTAGGGCAGGACTCCAATGAAGACGAGAAATTGCGACTGAGCGTTCAACGCTTCTCCCAGCGCGCCTTGTGCTTCTCCCTGGTCCGCGCCCAGGTCTTCGCATCCATGCTCGGGTCGATCAGCTTTCGAGCCGCGTACGAGACCTGCAAATACTCCTCGGCGCAGGACTCGGCGCGGTCTTTCGGGAGATAGCCTTTCTCCACTATCCC contains the following coding sequences:
- a CDS encoding sigma-70 family RNA polymerase sigma factor; this encodes MVAPVSEVTALLATLESGDEAAMNQLVPLVYQELRLLARRHLAGQRQGHTLQTADLVGEAYLKLVNPQGTGWKNRAHFFAVASHAMRSVLVDYARRRRYAKRGGNPLRVSLSEADQISEPRTAEVVAVDEALSRLATLDPRKAQIVELRYFGGLSVEEIGRLLDLSSRTIKREWRWARAWLYRELGEERPG
- a CDS encoding tetratricopeptide repeat protein, translating into MADVADTPQVVRFGVFEVDLRAGELRKKGVRIRLQEQPLQVLAVLLEQPGQLVTREELKQKLWAGTIVDFDHSINTTINKLREALGDSADTPRFIETLPRRGYRFIYPVNGAIVDTSVPVNGAPVATIIAPMNGAPILALPGGLEDASKVRQPAASWSRRRAAAVVMFALLLVLLVLALNVGGVRDQMVGGPGAVHVTSIAVLPLKNVSAGAQQEYFVDGMTEALIIELGKISALRVLSYQSMIGYRQTAKSLPQIARELKVDAFLEGSVFHSGERVRITANLIQASPERHLWAESYEFNLRDVVGVQGEVARDVARRIRVKVTPGERMRLTTPRPVDSEAYEAYLLGRAHLSKTATQTSWNKAQEYFEKAIDKDPAYAPAYAALAELYIRHRGKTRKSFDARLQARQWGEKALKLDETLADAHAVLGRAAQQDWDWSGTEREFRRAIELNPSHATARTWYAMYLYAMQRFEEAVVEARRAQQLDPASAHVNTWAGGAYFAAGRAEEAVASARKALELDPSFFDASVVLGRIHLMQGKYEEAIAELERALTFNQGQQLVLGALAHAYARAGHREKALNLVGELNRIDLEERGYTPFGLIWAYAGLGDKERAFALLEKCYQERYGRMVWLNVDPLLEPLRSDPRFADLARRVGLPTLASSPRR